From the Actinomycetota bacterium genome, the window GCCGGTGCGGCTCCCATCGTCCGCGGCGAACCCATCGAGCGGCCCTCGACCATCGCGACCGCCATCCGGATCGGCAACCCGGCGTCGTGGAAGCATGCTGTGGCGGCCGCAGACGAGTCCCACGGCTCGATCGGGGCGGTCACCGACCGCGACATCCTGAAGGCCTACCGCATGCTGGCCAGCGAAGGGGTGTTCGTCGAGATGGCGTCGGCGGCGTCGGTCGCGGGGCTGCTGCAACTGCACGCATCCGGCGATCTCGAACCCGGTCAGACCGTCGTCTGCATCCTGACCGGCCACGGCCTCAAGGACCCCGATTGGGCGATCGCCGGCGCTGCACAGCCGCCGGTCATCCCCGCCGACGCGTCCCGCGCCGCTGAGCTGCTGGACCTCACGTGACCGGTCGCGGCGCGGCGTGGCGACGGTGACCGCGCCGGCGCGTGCCGTGGTCAGGGTCCCGGCGACCACCGCCAACCTCGGACCCGGGTTCGACGCGTTCGGCGCCGCCGTGTCCCTGCACCTCGAGGCCCGGCTGGTCGCTCGGGGTGCGCGCCGAGCACGGGTCGCATCGCACGGCGAAGGGGCCGGCGAACTCCCCGACGACGACAGCAACCTGCTGTGGCGGTCGCTGCTGGCACTGTGTGCCCACGCCGGCGTCACGCCGCCGCGGGATCTCGCCGTCGAAGTCTCCAACCACATCCCGCTGGCGCGTGGACTGGGGTCGTCGTCCGCCGCGATCGTGGCGGGTCTGGGATTGGCGCGCGCGGCGTGTGAGCTGGAGGTCAGCGACCTGGAGCTGGTGCGGATCGCTTCCGACATCGAAGGCCACCCCGACAACGTCGCGCCCGCCGTCCTGGGCGGGCTCGTCGTCGCGGCCCGCACCGACGCGGGAGGACTGGTGGTGCGCCGCGCCCAGCCCCACACTCGCCTCCGCCCCGTCGCGCTCATCCCCCAAGACCGGCAGCTGACAGTGGCAGCCCGCACGTTGTTGCCGGAGGCGCTCGAGCGCCACGACGTCGTCGACCACACCAGCAGGGCCGGGCACGTCCTGGGCGCGCTCCTCGGGGCGTGGCCGGTCGCCCCCGAGTTGGCCGGTGACCGCCTCCACGAGCCGGCCAGGCTGGCGGCGATGGAGGCCAGCGGGGCGGTGGTGGCCGAGCTGCGGGCGGGGGGGATCCACGCCTGGTTGTCGGGGGCCGGACCGTCGGTCTGTGCCGCGATCGGGCTGCGCGACGCCGACACACTGCACCGCTGCGAGGCGATCGGCACCGGACACGGGTTCTCGGTCCGGCCGGTGCGTTGGGACCTGTCAGGGCTCACCGCCACGCCGGCGTCCGCCTGACGGCCGGCGGCGGTCGCCGCGTCACCGCGATCACCGCCTTGCTTGCCCGGTGCCGGCTGCATACCCTCGACAGCGGTTCCCCCTTCCCACCTGATCGAGCGCGTCGTTGCGACGGCGTGCAGCGCAGGAGAACCAGCCTGAACCCGCGAGCGCGGCGACCGTCGCCTGCACCCGGCGTGCCGGCGACCACCCGCCCGCCGCGGCGGTGGTACCATGCCGGTGAGCGTCAAGCTGCGTCACGGACGCTCTCCGCTCCCGGACGGGTCCTCAGCTCGTCGCGTCGCTGCGTCCCCGATCCAGCTTCCCGACCGCTGCGGACATCGAGCCAGTCGGTTGCGGCGTCCCGCGAGGTTCACCGGTTCCCGGTCGACGGCGGACGGCAGCAGCGTCGGCGAAACCTCCGCCGTCAGCAGGAGGATCCGGTCCACCAGCGATCGTGAAGCGAGCAAGGAGCGCCGACCCGATGCATCTGTTCCTCGATACCGCCAACGTCGCGGAGATCACCGAGATCAACCGATGGGGCGTCCTCGACGGGGTGACGACCAACCCGACGCTGGCCGCCAAGGAGGGCAGGGACTTCTTCGGACTGCTCAAGGACATCTGTGCGGAGGTCGACGGGCCGGTGTCCGCGGAAGTGGTCGCCACCGATACGCCGGGGATGCTCAACGAAGCACGTGAGCTCGCGGCGCTCGCGGACAACATCGTGGTGAAGGTGCCGTTGACGCCCGACGGGCTGGCCGCGACCCAGCAGCTGTCGCGGGAAGAGATCGCCACCAACGTGACGTTGTGCTTCTCGCCGTCCCAGGCGATCCTGGCGGCCAAGGCAGGTGCGACGTACGTCTCACCGTTCCTCGGCCGGCTGGACGACATCTCCAGCGGCGGGATCGGTGTCCTGGCCGACATCTGCGAGGTCTTCCGGGTACAGGGCTACCGGACCGAGGTCCTGGCTGCGTCTCTGCGGTCGCCGCAGCACGTGGTCGAGGCCGCCCGGGTCGGTGCCCACATCGCGACGATGCCGTACGCGACCTTCGTCAAGCTGGTGACTCATCCACTGACGGACGCGGGACTCGAGCGGTTCCTGGCGGACTGGGCCGCTTACCAGGACGCGTTGGGCGGTGCTGGCCGAAGCTGAACGACGAACGAACCGACGAGCAGGAACGAGCAACGATGGATCGCACTGTCCTGGAGCGCAAGGCGCTCTCGGAGCTCAAGGAGATCGCCTCGACCCTCGAGCTCCACGGCTACCAGCGGCTGAAGAAGTCGGAACTGATCGACTTGATCATGTCGTCGGGCAACGGCGAGCCGTCCGGCAACGGGGCGTCGGCCGCCCGGGCCGCGGCCGACACCGCGTCCGAGCGAGGTGACAGCGGCGCGCGCGACGAGGAGCGGGCCGACGAGGACACCGCCGACGACCACGACGACCGCGACGACCGCGACGACCGTGACGACCGTGATCCCGATGACGCTCCCGAGCGTGAGCGGACCCGCGAGCGCAACCGTGACGGCGGTGGCGGGCGGCGCAGCAAGCGCAACCGCAACCGCAAGGGGCGCGGCGACGGTGGCCAGCAACAGTCCGAGGACACCTCCGAGCTCGAGGTGCGCGAGGGTGTCCTCGACCTGCTGCCCGAGGGGTACGGCTTCCTGCGCACGACCGGGTACCTGGCCGGTCCCAAGGACGTGTACGTCAGCCAGTCGCTGGTCCGCCGCTACGGCCTGCGGCGTGGCGACCTGGTGTCGGGTCCGATCCGCCAGACCAAGGGCGGAGACAAGTTCCCCGCGCTGGTCAAGGTCGCCACGATCGAGAGCGAAGAGCTCGACGAGCGCAACATCCCGCGGCGGCGCGACTTCAAGGAGCTGACCCCCTACTTCCCGCGCGAGCGCTTCCGTCTCGAGAAGCAGGACGGCTCCCCGGTCGCGATGCGCATCGTCGACATGATCGCGCCGGTCGGGAAGGGGCAGCGCGGCTTGATCGTCTCGCCGCCGAAGGCGGGGAAGACCACC encodes:
- the thrB gene encoding homoserine kinase, whose protein sequence is MATVTAPARAVVRVPATTANLGPGFDAFGAAVSLHLEARLVARGARRARVASHGEGAGELPDDDSNLLWRSLLALCAHAGVTPPRDLAVEVSNHIPLARGLGSSSAAIVAGLGLARAACELEVSDLELVRIASDIEGHPDNVAPAVLGGLVVAARTDAGGLVVRRAQPHTRLRPVALIPQDRQLTVAARTLLPEALERHDVVDHTSRAGHVLGALLGAWPVAPELAGDRLHEPARLAAMEASGAVVAELRAGGIHAWLSGAGPSVCAAIGLRDADTLHRCEAIGTGHGFSVRPVRWDLSGLTATPASA
- the fsa gene encoding fructose-6-phosphate aldolase, which encodes MHLFLDTANVAEITEINRWGVLDGVTTNPTLAAKEGRDFFGLLKDICAEVDGPVSAEVVATDTPGMLNEARELAALADNIVVKVPLTPDGLAATQQLSREEIATNVTLCFSPSQAILAAKAGATYVSPFLGRLDDISSGGIGVLADICEVFRVQGYRTEVLAASLRSPQHVVEAARVGAHIATMPYATFVKLVTHPLTDAGLERFLADWAAYQDALGGAGRS
- the rho gene encoding transcription termination factor Rho, with product MDRTVLERKALSELKEIASTLELHGYQRLKKSELIDLIMSSGNGEPSGNGASAARAAADTASERGDSGARDEERADEDTADDHDDRDDRDDRDDRDPDDAPERERTRERNRDGGGGRRSKRNRNRKGRGDGGQQQSEDTSELEVREGVLDLLPEGYGFLRTTGYLAGPKDVYVSQSLVRRYGLRRGDLVSGPIRQTKGGDKFPALVKVATIESEELDERNIPRRRDFKELTPYFPRERFRLEKQDGSPVAMRIVDMIAPVGKGQRGLIVSPPKAGKTTILKQLAQAIETNNPETHLMVLLVDERPEEVTDFERSTTGEVVSSTFDRPADDHTAVAELTIERAKRLVERGKDVVILLDSITRLARAYNLAAPASGRILSGGVDSAALYPPKRFFGAARNIEEGGSLTIIATALVETGSKMDEVIFEEFKGTGNMELRLSRGLEQKRIFPAVDIEASGTRKEELLLAPDELEAVWKLRRVLASMDGGASLELLIDKLRATKSNNQFLQLIHKSSLG